The proteins below are encoded in one region of Nonomuraea helvata:
- a CDS encoding ATP-binding protein: MRLLERESSLASLAGYAAEAGRGEGRLVLVAGEAGVGKSALVERFQQDMPAARWSWGACDGLFTPRPLGPLFDLAEQLGGPLLELCRAGAGREELFRGLLREVGDPARLDVVVVEDVHWADEATLDLLRFLGRRLRGSALLLLATYRDDGLSAADPLRVTLGDLASQRSTRRIDLAPLSTRAVRELAGGSDADAGALHRLTGGNPFYVTEVVQAGMHEVPGSARDAVLARAARLSGAARQVLDVAALMGTRVEWRLLEAVTPCPAPAVDELLACGLLTGDGEWLRFRHEIARLAVEGALPARRGRVTHGLVLAALAALGCDDDARMAFHAEAAGEAAAVLRHAPAAARRAAWLASHREAAAQYRRALRFAAEADAATVAQLCEELADEAALLDQWQDAAEACERALTQWRQVGERLREGSALRRLSRIKWNLCHGEVADAEAAVAVLEPLGPGIELAWAYATLANHRMLRYEHDLAEPSALRAQELAEPLGATDVLSDALNTRAACAWIRGAAWEEQMRRALKVALAGRHQDQAGRAYTNLVAMHSGRRRFAEAERCAAEGIAYCDEHDLPTYGTCVRGELATIMERTGRWEESLAISSAILATVGRSPSNRMCTVRRIGSVLARRGEGGLWPHLDEAAELADRTGEPQQIVPVRLTRAEAYWLEGRTSQARHEAELAHDVAATSDAWDRGAVAVWLLRTGSPRTPHGVLPEPYRLELDGDPAGAAQAWSELGCHYDAALALSGTNGEPELREALRILTDLGALPAARIVRRRLRGLGVRSLPAGPRAATREHPSGLTRREREVLALLCAQHTNAEIAAKLFISVKTAGHHVSAILAKLGAPSRAAAADQAVQLGLTEADAADAIELTVEQPAKLGSLPPAAGADHNEQKRQMIER; encoded by the coding sequence ATGCGCTTGCTGGAGCGGGAGTCGTCGTTGGCGTCGCTGGCCGGGTACGCGGCCGAGGCCGGGCGCGGGGAGGGACGGCTGGTCCTGGTCGCGGGCGAGGCAGGGGTCGGCAAGTCGGCGCTGGTCGAGCGCTTCCAGCAGGACATGCCGGCGGCGCGATGGTCATGGGGAGCCTGTGACGGCCTGTTCACCCCGCGCCCGCTGGGGCCGCTGTTCGACCTGGCCGAGCAGCTCGGCGGCCCGCTGCTGGAGCTGTGCCGCGCCGGCGCCGGACGCGAGGAGCTGTTCCGGGGGCTGCTGCGCGAGGTAGGCGACCCGGCGAGGCTGGACGTGGTCGTGGTGGAGGACGTCCACTGGGCCGACGAGGCCACCCTCGACCTGCTGCGCTTCCTCGGCCGGCGGCTGCGCGGCAGCGCGCTGCTGCTGCTGGCCACCTACCGCGACGACGGCCTTTCGGCCGCCGATCCGCTGCGCGTCACCCTGGGCGACCTGGCCTCGCAGCGCTCGACCAGGCGCATCGACCTGGCACCCCTGTCCACACGGGCGGTACGCGAGCTGGCCGGCGGCAGCGACGCCGACGCCGGCGCGCTGCACCGGCTGACCGGCGGCAACCCGTTCTACGTGACCGAGGTCGTCCAGGCCGGCATGCACGAGGTTCCGGGCTCGGCCCGGGACGCGGTGCTGGCGCGCGCGGCACGCCTGAGCGGCGCGGCCCGCCAGGTGCTCGACGTCGCGGCGCTGATGGGCACCCGGGTGGAGTGGAGGCTGCTGGAGGCGGTGACCCCGTGCCCGGCCCCGGCCGTGGACGAGCTGCTGGCGTGCGGGCTCCTCACCGGCGACGGCGAATGGCTGCGTTTCCGCCACGAGATCGCCCGGCTGGCGGTGGAGGGAGCGCTGCCCGCCCGCCGCGGCCGCGTCACCCACGGCCTGGTCTTGGCGGCTCTTGCCGCGCTGGGCTGTGACGACGACGCCCGGATGGCCTTCCACGCCGAGGCGGCGGGGGAGGCCGCCGCGGTCCTGCGCCACGCGCCCGCCGCCGCCCGCCGCGCGGCCTGGCTGGCCTCCCACCGCGAGGCGGCGGCGCAGTACCGGCGCGCTCTGCGCTTCGCCGCCGAGGCCGACGCCGCGACCGTGGCCCAGCTGTGCGAAGAGCTCGCCGACGAGGCGGCCCTGCTCGACCAGTGGCAGGACGCGGCCGAGGCGTGCGAACGCGCGCTGACGCAGTGGCGCCAGGTCGGCGAGCGGCTGCGGGAGGGCAGCGCGCTGCGCCGGCTGTCGCGCATCAAGTGGAACCTGTGCCACGGCGAGGTCGCCGACGCCGAGGCCGCCGTGGCGGTCCTGGAGCCGCTCGGCCCCGGCATCGAGCTGGCCTGGGCGTACGCCACGCTGGCCAACCACCGGATGCTGCGCTACGAGCACGACCTGGCCGAGCCGTCGGCGCTGCGCGCGCAGGAGCTGGCCGAGCCGCTCGGCGCCACCGACGTGCTCAGCGACGCCCTCAACACCCGGGCAGCGTGCGCCTGGATACGCGGCGCCGCCTGGGAGGAGCAGATGCGGCGCGCGCTCAAGGTCGCCCTGGCCGGGCGGCACCAGGACCAGGCGGGCCGGGCGTACACGAACCTGGTCGCCATGCACAGCGGCCGGCGCCGCTTCGCCGAGGCGGAACGGTGCGCGGCCGAGGGCATCGCCTACTGCGACGAGCACGACCTGCCCACGTACGGCACCTGCGTGCGCGGCGAGCTGGCCACCATCATGGAACGCACCGGACGCTGGGAGGAGTCGCTGGCCATCAGCTCCGCCATCCTGGCCACGGTGGGCCGCTCCCCGTCCAACCGCATGTGCACGGTGCGCAGGATCGGCTCGGTCCTGGCCCGCCGCGGCGAAGGCGGCCTCTGGCCGCACCTCGACGAGGCGGCCGAGCTGGCCGACCGCACCGGCGAGCCGCAGCAGATCGTCCCGGTACGGCTGACCCGCGCCGAGGCGTACTGGCTGGAGGGCAGGACGAGCCAGGCGCGGCACGAGGCGGAGCTGGCCCACGACGTGGCCGCCACCTCCGACGCCTGGGACCGCGGCGCGGTCGCGGTCTGGCTGCTGCGCACCGGCTCCCCGCGCACCCCGCACGGGGTGCTTCCCGAGCCGTACCGGCTGGAACTCGACGGCGACCCGGCCGGGGCGGCGCAGGCCTGGAGCGAGCTGGGCTGCCACTACGACGCCGCGCTGGCCCTGTCCGGCACGAACGGCGAGCCGGAGCTGCGCGAAGCCCTGCGCATCCTCACCGACCTCGGCGCCCTGCCCGCGGCGCGCATCGTCAGGCGGCGCCTGCGCGGGCTCGGCGTCCGCTCGCTGCCGGCCGGGCCGCGCGCGGCCACGCGGGAGCACCCCTCCGGGCTGACCCGGCGTGAGCGGGAGGTGCTCGCGCTGCTCTGCGCGCAGCACACCAACGCCGAGATCGCCGCCAAGCTCTTCATCTCCGTCAAGACGGCCGGCCACCACGTCTCGGCGATCCTCGCCAAGCTGGGCGCGCCCAGCCGCGCCGCCGCCGCCGACCAGGCCGTCCAACTCGGCCTGACCGAGGCGGACGCCGCCGACGCGATCGAGCTGACCGTCGAGCAGCCGGCGAAGCTCGGCAGCCTCCCCCCGGCCGCCGGCGCGGACCACAACGAGCAGAAGAGGCAGATGATCGAACGCTGA
- a CDS encoding ATP-binding protein: MTMVTTGTYRGQPDGGLPAEVTSFVGRRHEVAEVKQLLFSSRAVTLTGFGGVGKTRLALRVGQEVRRAFPDGVWLVELAELDCPGMLAQAVAEALEIRDHTGDPPMRVLTRYLRDKQALLILDNCEHMVGECAELTETLLRASPDLRVLATSRQPLGIGGEQVVPVAPLPLPSCERPAPPLETLVKQDAVRLFAERARSVLPTFTVDENNRDAVTRIVHLLDGLPLGIELAAVRLRALSAQQLLDRLDDRFRLLTSGSRAVLPRHQTLRALIDWSYTLCLEEERLLWQRVSVFAGGLDLEAAETVCSGDGIARQDVIDLVIGLVDKSVLMREDHPGGVRYRMLETLRQYGRQRLSGSGGEAGLLARHRGYYRDLAAQARAELFGPQQVAWFGRLQKEHANLRAALDSWLSSPREDHAALSMAGDLLYHWITSYYLGEGRDWLKRALAADTEPSAERARALWAASWLAVIQADRPAATAMLDESRRIGERLHDEPVLAYVALFSGMVAMCEGRTEAAIELYRDALARHRRNGDPVGIALSLIRLTLAHSFLGDSSRAIAAGEECLSVCDAHGEGWHKAYTMMALGVEVWRQGDLVRAAELEKQSLTFNRSLGDRLGAGLNIEVLAWIAASQGHHQRAARLLGILETMWRPIGVPLSGYGHLARYHDECQAAMRQELGDAAFEVAVRRGAGMPVDEALAYALQEDRPERAAKGETPPLTRRETEIAELVAQGLTNREIAASLVIAQRTAEGHIEHILTKLGFNSRAQIAVWVGERARADGQ, translated from the coding sequence GGCACGAGGTGGCCGAGGTCAAACAGCTGCTGTTCTCTTCCAGGGCCGTGACGCTCACCGGCTTCGGCGGGGTCGGCAAGACGCGCCTGGCTCTGCGTGTCGGCCAGGAGGTACGACGCGCCTTCCCCGACGGCGTGTGGCTGGTCGAACTGGCCGAGCTGGACTGCCCCGGCATGCTCGCCCAGGCTGTCGCCGAGGCTCTGGAGATCCGCGACCACACCGGTGACCCGCCCATGCGGGTCCTGACCCGCTACCTGCGCGACAAGCAGGCGCTGCTGATCCTCGACAACTGCGAGCACATGGTCGGCGAATGCGCCGAACTCACCGAGACGCTCCTGCGCGCATCACCCGACCTGCGTGTGCTGGCCACCAGCCGGCAGCCGCTCGGCATCGGCGGTGAGCAGGTCGTGCCCGTGGCGCCGCTGCCGCTGCCCTCGTGCGAGCGGCCGGCGCCGCCGCTGGAGACGCTGGTGAAGCAGGACGCCGTACGGCTGTTCGCCGAACGCGCCCGTTCGGTGCTGCCGACGTTCACCGTCGATGAGAACAACCGCGACGCTGTCACCCGCATCGTGCACCTGCTCGACGGACTGCCGCTCGGCATCGAACTGGCCGCCGTCCGGCTGCGCGCCCTGTCGGCCCAGCAACTGCTCGACCGGCTCGATGACCGCTTCCGCCTGCTGACCTCCGGGTCACGGGCGGTGCTGCCCCGGCACCAGACGCTGCGGGCACTGATCGATTGGAGTTACACGCTATGCCTGGAAGAAGAGCGCCTGCTGTGGCAGCGGGTCTCGGTCTTCGCCGGGGGGTTGGACCTGGAGGCGGCCGAGACGGTCTGCAGCGGGGACGGAATCGCCCGCCAGGACGTGATCGACCTGGTGATCGGCCTGGTCGACAAGTCCGTGCTGATGCGAGAAGACCACCCGGGCGGCGTACGCTACCGGATGCTGGAAACGCTGCGCCAGTACGGACGCCAGCGCCTGAGCGGCTCCGGCGGCGAGGCCGGCCTGCTGGCGCGGCACCGTGGTTATTACCGCGACCTCGCCGCGCAGGCGCGGGCGGAGCTGTTCGGCCCCCAGCAGGTCGCCTGGTTCGGCCGGCTTCAGAAGGAGCACGCCAACCTGCGGGCCGCCCTCGACAGCTGGCTGAGCTCGCCGCGCGAGGACCACGCGGCGTTGAGCATGGCCGGCGATCTGCTGTACCACTGGATCACCAGTTATTACCTGGGTGAGGGACGCGACTGGCTGAAACGGGCGCTGGCCGCCGACACCGAACCCAGTGCGGAGCGTGCCCGCGCGTTGTGGGCCGCCAGTTGGCTGGCGGTCATCCAGGCCGACCGTCCCGCCGCCACTGCGATGCTGGATGAAAGCCGCCGGATCGGGGAGCGGCTGCATGACGAGCCGGTCCTGGCCTACGTGGCGCTGTTCTCCGGGATGGTGGCCATGTGCGAGGGGCGAACGGAGGCCGCGATCGAGCTATACAGGGACGCCCTGGCCCGCCACCGCCGAAACGGCGACCCGGTGGGGATCGCGCTGTCGCTCATCCGGCTGACGCTCGCCCACTCGTTCCTGGGTGACTCCTCGCGCGCCATCGCGGCGGGCGAGGAGTGCCTGTCGGTGTGCGACGCTCACGGGGAGGGCTGGCACAAGGCGTACACGATGATGGCGCTCGGCGTGGAGGTATGGCGGCAGGGCGATCTTGTCCGGGCCGCCGAACTGGAGAAACAGAGCCTGACGTTCAACCGTTCGCTCGGTGACCGGCTCGGCGCCGGCCTCAACATCGAGGTGCTGGCCTGGATCGCCGCCAGCCAGGGCCATCACCAGCGGGCGGCGCGCCTGCTCGGCATCCTGGAGACGATGTGGCGCCCGATCGGGGTGCCGCTGTCAGGGTATGGGCATCTGGCCCGCTATCACGATGAGTGCCAGGCTGCGATGCGTCAGGAGTTGGGGGATGCGGCGTTCGAGGTGGCTGTGCGGCGCGGCGCGGGCATGCCTGTCGACGAGGCGCTGGCGTACGCGCTGCAGGAGGACAGGCCCGAGCGGGCGGCCAAGGGGGAGACGCCGCCGTTGACGCGCCGCGAGACGGAGATCGCCGAACTGGTCGCGCAAGGGTTGACGAACAGGGAGATCGCGGCGTCCTTGGTGATCGCTCAGCGGACCGCCGAAGGTCACATCGAGCACATCTTGACCAAGCTGGGGTTCAATTCACGGGCGCAGATCGCGGTGTGGGTGGGGGAGCGCGCCCGGGCCGACGGTCAGTGA
- a CDS encoding VOC family protein: MTSRFTELAVDCHDPERLAAFWCAVLDFKVIDRNSGKVEIGSWEPTIEEVRARQMPPTLLFIQVPEGKTVKNRLHLDISPIDGSTDDEVTRLLGLGATKRDVGQGPDRTWMVMADPEGNEFCVLRTLAVTRHG; this comes from the coding sequence ATGACCAGTAGATTCACCGAGTTGGCCGTCGACTGCCACGATCCGGAGAGACTCGCGGCCTTCTGGTGCGCGGTCCTGGACTTCAAGGTGATCGACCGGAACTCGGGCAAGGTCGAGATAGGCTCCTGGGAGCCGACCATCGAGGAAGTCCGGGCCCGCCAGATGCCGCCCACCCTGCTGTTCATTCAGGTGCCCGAGGGCAAGACCGTGAAGAACCGGCTCCACCTCGACATCAGCCCCATTGACGGCAGCACCGACGACGAGGTGACCAGACTGCTGGGCCTCGGCGCCACCAAGAGAGACGTGGGCCAAGGCCCAGACCGAACCTGGATGGTCATGGCCGACCCCGAGGGCAACGAGTTCTGCGTCCTGCGCACCCTGGCGGTGACGCGCCACGGTTAG
- a CDS encoding RNA polymerase sigma factor, with the protein MTDELLVVRAQLGERAALAELLARWRIPVWIYVCRMLDADRADDVTQEVWLAVVRGLPRLREPGRFAPWLFTIARRSVTDRLRGEYAKAEKTSGFGDMVVEDPAEAMVDRAALVSVLSALPVLEREILVLFYLEDLPVEECADICQIPAGTVKSRLNRARRLLREHLEEKGYRP; encoded by the coding sequence ATGACCGATGAGTTGCTGGTGGTGCGCGCTCAGCTGGGAGAGCGCGCGGCGCTGGCCGAACTGCTGGCTCGGTGGCGAATACCGGTGTGGATCTATGTGTGCCGCATGCTGGATGCTGACCGGGCCGACGACGTGACGCAGGAGGTCTGGCTGGCCGTCGTCCGCGGCCTGCCCCGGCTCAGGGAACCCGGCCGGTTCGCGCCGTGGCTGTTCACGATCGCCCGGCGGTCGGTCACCGACCGGCTGCGCGGCGAGTACGCCAAGGCGGAGAAAACGTCCGGATTCGGCGACATGGTCGTCGAAGACCCGGCTGAGGCCATGGTGGATCGCGCCGCGCTCGTGAGCGTGCTGTCAGCTCTGCCGGTGCTGGAGCGGGAGATCCTCGTCCTGTTCTACCTGGAGGACCTGCCGGTGGAGGAGTGCGCCGACATCTGCCAGATCCCGGCCGGAACGGTCAAGTCCCGGCTCAACCGCGCCCGTCGTCTGCTGCGTGAACACCTGGAGGAGAAGGGATACCGGCCATGA
- a CDS encoding LysR substrate-binding domain-containing protein, translating into MLAVATDHQLAPRASVSLEMVSDFQHPHADTGPGYWYDAYAPRLTRRGRQIERGPVVRDAEEAMTLASMDGLVVLFPAHVTRYWVRPDIAYLPVTDMEPLSYALVWRSEAESEPIRALAGVIRDLGPLPPAPAP; encoded by the coding sequence GTGCTGGCCGTCGCCACCGACCACCAGCTCGCCCCGCGCGCGTCGGTCTCGCTGGAGATGGTCTCCGACTTCCAGCACCCGCACGCCGACACCGGGCCCGGCTACTGGTACGACGCCTACGCCCCGCGCCTTACCCGGCGGGGCCGTCAGATCGAGCGCGGTCCCGTGGTGCGGGACGCGGAAGAGGCCATGACCCTCGCCAGCATGGACGGGCTTGTCGTGCTCTTCCCCGCCCACGTCACCCGCTACTGGGTGCGGCCGGACATCGCCTACCTGCCGGTCACCGATATGGAGCCGCTGTCGTACGCGCTGGTGTGGCGGAGCGAGGCTGAGAGCGAGCCCATCCGGGCCCTGGCTGGGGTCATCCGCGATCTGGGCCCTCTTCCGCCGGCCCCTGCCCCTTGA